The DNA segment CATGCTCAGGGGTGCCCCGTGCAGCTTCAGAGAAGCGGACTACCCCGTCCAGACCTTCCTGGTGAGGGAAATGCTTGCCGGAAGGCAGGTTCGACCAGTAAGCAGTTTCCCGTCTCGCCCTGACCGTCACACCCAGCCCGGGGGTGAACCGCGATGTTCCACGTCCTGATGGTGGAAGACAGCCCGTCCGATGTGTTGCTGATGGAAGACGTCCTGGAAGACTTCCACCCTCACGTGACGCTGCACGTCGTCACGGACGGCGTGGATGCCCTGGCGTTCCTGCACCGTCAGGCGCCGTATGAACGGGTTCCCCGACCGCACGTCGTTCTGCTGGATGGACACACGCCCCGCATGGACGCCGTGGAAGTCCTGACCGTCCTGCGGCAGGACGAGGCGTTCCGGGAGCTGCCGGTGCTGGTCTTCAGCGGCTCGGGA comes from the Deinococcus malanensis genome and includes:
- a CDS encoding response regulator, translated to MFHVLMVEDSPSDVLLMEDVLEDFHPHVTLHVVTDGVDALAFLHRQAPYERVPRPHVVLLDGHTPRMDAVEVLTVLRQDEAFRELPVLVFSGSGAEADVHNCLLAGATDYITKPMGVEAYTDVVHRTLAFWCSRVSTEPS